In Cryptococcus neoformans var. grubii H99 chromosome 9, complete sequence, a genomic segment contains:
- a CDS encoding integral membrane protein, variant produces the protein MRIPLFILTFLFTFFSLATTPVSADSGVLYTDAVTYCAEAKAVIVDEFDITYHRSNGSVTFSFSLASVEPNLNTSVNLYINAYGIQIINQTLELCDLLQGVICPLPQVNFTGYGTYPIPAEYLSKIPSIAYTVPNIEAYARVQLIRVENNEVAACLQATLANGKTAHQKGVIWASAIFTLVAFLVAIWHTASGTSTSPIQYRWFDILFIFQVAAASGLLHLNYPLVYTNFVQNFHWALGLFYSSSMQSSISKMREKTGGSMDSTAYSEVQYINRKLSPYNVYMDDNGILSSPESLAAFFKESALSKRSLEHFAKRATIPSVLAQNMTTDINTGLPVYTNTLRIPEANAYDTIWFVFLALIGIFIAFHVLLFGMVLLFDRMGRNRSHLGWAARLRRMWWPFCVGNSLRLCLIGFFPIWIFAFWQFHIGDSGLSIFWAVFGILLTLVPLATAFLLSLLRARRISSTSPEINSLYTSFRYFHSIGVLYRQYRQKFHYFWFTPFVLAMIARAGFIAFGPASAWAQVIGNLVVEFIVLVALLACRPHKDKKGDWLGAFLSICRLIAIGLLIAFIPDMNVKPIPRAVIAFVIIVFYGVPVVFLFVGFLWNIGYGYLWCKHSTRVEDGLEVERFSPTSSNSSVPPPMMKNVDAATFVSSDGAAASRGSLSMGGAGASGAGLAGGAAAAGTGLGRRSSLIEPVGDNVYEASASSADGALSPPPVTAYNPYGKEEIGYPYDPQDSRLAYEQAAMGRGGVNGPGSPTDEKQWSRRY, from the exons ATGAGAATACCATTATTCATCCTCAcattcctcttcaccttcttctctctcgccaCCACGCCTGTATCAGCAGACTCTGGTGTTCTTTACACCGATGCTGTCACCTACTGTGCCGAAGCCAAGGCGGTCATTGTCGACGAGTTTGACATTACCTATCACCGCTCAAACGGGTCCGTCacattctcattctcacTGGCCTCGGTCGAGCCAAATTTAAATACCTCGGTCAATTTGTATATCAATGCCTATGGTATCCAGATCATTAACCAAACTCTGGAGCTTTGTGACCTTCTCCAGGGAGTGATTTGTCCACTGCCCCAGGTCAATTTCACCG GTTATGGTACTTATCCCATTCCCGCGGAATATCTTTCGAAAATTCCATCTATCGCCTATACTGTTCCCAACATTGAGGCTTATGCCCGTGTCCAGCTCATTCGCGTGGAGAACAATGAAGTCGCCGCTTGCCTACAAGCGACATTGGCCAACGGCAAGACCGCGCACCAAAAAGGAGTTATATGGGCATCGGCCATATTCACACTTGTAGCCTTCCTCGTTGCTATCTGGCATACCGCCTCGGGTACTTCCACATCACCAATACAGTACCGTTGGTTTGATATCttgttcatcttccaagTTGCAGCCGCATCAGGTCTGTTGCATCTCAATTACCCGCTTGTGTATACCAATTTTGTCCAAAACTTTCACTGGGCATTGGGATTGTTTTACTCTTCAAGTATGCAGAGTAGCATTAGCAAAATGAGGGAAAAGACGGGCGGATCGATGGATTCGACTGCGTACTCTGAAGTACAATACATCAACCGCAAATTATCCCCATACAATGTCTACATGGACGATAATGGcattctctcttctcccgaAAGTCTCGCCGCTTTTTTCAAGGAAAGTGCTCTTTCCAAAAGAAGTTTGGAGCATTTCGCCAAGCGAGCCACTATCCCTTCTGTTTTGGCGCAGAATATGACCACCGATATTAACACCGGTCTCCCAGTTTACACCAACACGCTCAGAATCCCCGAGGCCAACGCCTACGATACCATCTGGTTCGTCTTCCTTGCGCTGATCGGCATCTTTATCGCTTTTCACGTTTTGCTCTTTGGCATGGTGTTGCTGTTTGACCGCATGGGCAGGAACAGGTCTCACCTCGGTTGGGCTGCAaggctgagaaggatgtGGTGGCCTTTCTGTGTTGGTAACTCTTTGCGTTTG TGCCTTATCGGTTTTTTCCCCATTTGgatctttgccttttggCAATTCCACATTGGCGACTCTGGTCTTTCCATTTTCTGGGCTGTATTCGGTATCCTCCTCACCCTCGTCCCTCTCGCCACAGCCTTCTtactctctctcctccgtGCTCGACGAATTTCATCCACGTCCCCCGAGATCAACTCGCTCTACACTTCTTTCCGCTACTTCCACTCTATCGGTGTACTTTACCGCCAATACCGCCAGAAATTCCATTACTTTTGGTTCACCCCATTCGTGCTCGCCATGATCGCCCGAGCAGGCTTTATCGCGTTCGGCCCCGCCTCTGCTTGGGCTCAAGTAATTGGTAACCTCGTCGTCGAGTTTATCGTTCTTGTCGCTCTCCTCGCCTGTAGGCCGcacaaggacaagaagggtGATTGGCTCGGCGCGTTCTTGAGTATCTGTAGATTGATTGCCATCGGGTTATTGATCGCCTTCATTCCCGATATGAACGTCAAACCCATCCCGCGTGCGGTTATCGCATTTGTAATCATCGTCTTCTACGGTGTAcccgtcgtcttcctcttcgttgGTTTCCTCTGGAACATTGGCTACGGTTATCTCTGGTGCAAGCACTCTACCCGGGTTGAAGACGGTCTCGAGGTCGAGCGGTTCTCACCTACCtcatccaattcttccGTGCCGCCTccaatgatgaagaatgtCGATGCGGCGACATTCGTGTCTTCCGACggtgctgctgcttctcgTGGTTCACTTTCCATGGGCGGCGCCGGTGCGTCTGGTGCTGGATTAGCAGGTggagcagcagcggcaggAACAGGATTAGGAAGGCGTTCATCATTGATAGAGCCTGTGGGGGATAATGTATATGAGGCAAGCGCGAGTAGCGCGGATGGTGcactttctcctccacctgtcACGGCTTACAACCCTTacgggaaagaagaaattgGGTACCCATACGATCCACAGGACTCTCGACTAGCGTATGAGCAAGCGGCGATGGGTCGAGGAGGAGTCAATGGCCCTGGATCGCCGACAGATGAGAAGCAATGGTCAAGACGGTATTAA